One genomic region from Candidatus Bathyarchaeia archaeon encodes:
- a CDS encoding CBS domain-containing protein, whose amino-acid sequence MTRNLITVSVGSTVEDAVKKMIECDVECLPVIDSKGFLRGLLTFRDIITKAVYSQADVRKLKVEDIMTKDLVTCKPNSTVLEVVKTMKNRHLRRIPVVNAKNKLVGLITDFDLALFGWDLK is encoded by the coding sequence ATGACAAGGAACCTAATCACGGTTTCCGTTGGCAGCACGGTGGAAGATGCTGTGAAAAAGATGATTGAATGTGATGTGGAATGCTTGCCAGTCATAGACTCAAAAGGATTTTTGCGCGGCCTACTAACCTTCAGGGACATAATTACAAAAGCTGTTTATTCGCAAGCCGATGTAAGAAAGCTCAAGGTTGAAGACATAATGACAAAGGATCTTGTGACGTGCAAACCCAACAGCACAGTCCTCGAAGTCGTCAAAACAATGAAGAATAGGCATCTCAGGCGAATTCCGGTTGTAAACGCTAAAAACAAACTTGTGGGTCTAATAACAGACTTTGACTTGGCATTGTTCGGATGGGACTTAAAATAG